A portion of the Pseudomonas koreensis genome contains these proteins:
- a CDS encoding efflux transporter outer membrane subunit, whose product MPRHINRALLPLSVLALTLALGGCISTQGIAPHGEALEADSLATDAAIAEAAKDAHWPTAQWWQAFGDAQLNRWIDLAVQGSPSMAMAAARVRQAKAMAGVAEAAEALQINGESSLKRHNWPTDQFYGPGELANTTTWDNNAALGFSYALDLWGRERNASERAVDLAHVSVAEARLAQLELQNNIVRAYIELSLHYAQRDIVAATLEQQQQILDLAQKRLSGGIGTHFEVSQAETPLPETHRQLDALDEEIALSRNQIAALAGKGPGAAAQLQRPTLSLAAPLKLPSALPAELLGQRPDVVASRWQVAAQARGIDVAHGGFYPNVDLVGSLGYMATGGGALEFLSGKKLNYNVGPAISLPIFDGGRLRGELGEAAAGYDIAVAHYNQTLINALKNISDQLIRRESMDKQQDFAAESVAAAQKTYDIAMIAYQRGLTDYLNVLNAQTLLFKQQQVQQQVQAARLSTHAELVTALGGGLGAGDDVPTAEQTQAPKTPALLR is encoded by the coding sequence GTGCCGCGTCACATCAACAGAGCGCTTTTGCCGCTCAGTGTTCTGGCTTTAACCCTGGCTCTCGGCGGCTGCATCTCTACCCAAGGCATTGCCCCACACGGCGAGGCGCTGGAGGCCGATTCACTGGCCACTGACGCGGCCATTGCCGAGGCCGCCAAAGACGCCCACTGGCCCACCGCCCAATGGTGGCAGGCGTTTGGTGATGCGCAACTCAATCGCTGGATCGACCTCGCCGTGCAGGGCAGCCCGAGCATGGCCATGGCCGCCGCGCGGGTGCGTCAGGCCAAGGCCATGGCCGGTGTTGCCGAAGCGGCTGAGGCGTTGCAGATCAATGGCGAGTCGAGCCTCAAGCGCCACAACTGGCCGACCGATCAGTTTTACGGCCCCGGCGAATTGGCCAACACCACCACGTGGGACAACAACGCCGCGCTTGGCTTCAGCTACGCCCTCGACCTCTGGGGCCGCGAGCGCAATGCCAGCGAGCGGGCGGTGGATCTGGCGCATGTGAGCGTGGCGGAGGCGCGACTGGCGCAGCTGGAACTGCAGAACAACATCGTCCGTGCCTACATCGAGTTGTCGCTGCATTACGCCCAACGCGACATCGTTGCTGCAACGCTCGAGCAACAACAGCAGATTCTCGATCTGGCGCAGAAACGTCTCAGCGGTGGCATTGGTACGCACTTCGAAGTCAGCCAGGCCGAAACGCCGTTGCCGGAAACCCATCGCCAACTCGATGCGCTGGACGAGGAAATCGCTCTGAGCCGCAACCAGATTGCTGCGTTGGCCGGCAAGGGCCCGGGCGCTGCTGCGCAACTGCAACGGCCGACGCTGTCCCTCGCGGCGCCATTGAAGTTGCCCTCGGCATTGCCCGCCGAACTGCTCGGCCAGCGCCCGGACGTGGTCGCCAGTCGTTGGCAAGTGGCTGCGCAGGCACGCGGCATCGATGTCGCCCACGGCGGGTTTTACCCCAACGTCGATCTGGTCGGCAGCCTCGGCTACATGGCCACCGGCGGTGGGGCGCTGGAGTTTTTGAGCGGCAAGAAACTCAACTACAACGTCGGCCCGGCGATCTCGTTGCCGATCTTCGACGGTGGCCGATTGCGCGGCGAATTGGGCGAAGCGGCGGCCGGTTATGACATCGCCGTGGCGCATTACAACCAGACGCTGATCAACGCGCTGAAGAACATTTCCGATCAGTTGATCCGCCGCGAGTCGATGGACAAGCAGCAGGACTTCGCCGCCGAGTCCGTGGCCGCAGCACAGAAGACCTACGACATCGCGATGATCGCCTACCAACGCGGGCTCACCGATTACCTCAATGTGCTGAATGCGCAGACCTTGCTGTTCAAACAGCAGCAAGTGCAGCAGCAGGTCCAGGCGGCGCGGTTGAGTACGCATGCCGAGCTGGTGACTGCCTTGGGGGGCGGCCTCGGTGCCGGTGATGACGTGCCGACAGCCGAGCAGACCCAAGCCCCGAAAACCCCGGCGCTGCTGCGTTGA
- a CDS encoding LysR family transcriptional regulator, whose amino-acid sequence MDTLQNMRAFSCVAEAGSFTAAAVQLDTTTANVSRAVSNLEAHLQTRLLNRTTRRIALTEAGKRYLLRCEQILAYVEEAEAEASDAHARPAGQLKVHTMTGIGQHFVIDAIARYRKTHPDVTFDLTLANRVPDLLDEGYDVSIVLASELPDSGFVSQRLGITYSIVCASPAYVKANGAAQKPSDLLNHACLRLVSPVIPLEKWAFDGPDGQETVTINSSPFLVNSADAMKTAITSGMGVGVLPVYAAIEGLRNGTLVRVMPNYRSQELNLYAIYPSRQYLDAKIKTWVEYLRGSLPEILAAHQAELVAYELSGSLAGARVAT is encoded by the coding sequence ATGGACACTTTGCAAAACATGCGCGCCTTCAGTTGTGTTGCCGAAGCGGGCAGCTTCACCGCCGCCGCCGTGCAACTGGACACCACCACCGCCAACGTCTCGCGCGCGGTCTCCAACCTGGAAGCCCACCTGCAAACCCGCCTGCTCAACCGTACGACCCGGCGCATCGCCCTGACCGAGGCCGGCAAACGCTACCTGCTGCGCTGCGAGCAGATCCTCGCCTACGTTGAGGAAGCCGAAGCGGAAGCCAGCGACGCCCACGCGCGCCCGGCCGGCCAGCTGAAAGTGCACACCATGACCGGCATCGGCCAGCACTTCGTCATCGACGCCATCGCCCGCTACCGCAAGACCCACCCCGACGTAACCTTCGACCTGACCCTGGCCAACCGCGTGCCGGACCTGCTCGACGAGGGCTACGACGTCTCGATCGTGCTCGCCAGCGAACTGCCCGATTCCGGCTTCGTCTCGCAGCGCCTGGGCATCACCTACAGCATCGTCTGCGCCTCGCCGGCCTACGTGAAAGCCAACGGCGCCGCACAGAAACCCAGCGACCTGCTCAACCACGCCTGCCTGCGCCTGGTCAGCCCGGTGATCCCGCTGGAGAAATGGGCCTTCGACGGCCCGGACGGCCAGGAAACGGTCACCATCAACAGCTCGCCATTTCTGGTGAACTCCGCCGACGCCATGAAAACCGCCATCACCAGCGGCATGGGCGTCGGCGTGCTGCCGGTCTACGCCGCCATCGAAGGTTTGCGTAACGGCACACTGGTGCGGGTCATGCCGAACTACCGCTCGCAAGAACTGAACCTGTATGCGATCTACCCGTCGCGGCAGTACCTGGATGCGAAGATCAAGACCTGGGTGGAATATTTGCGCGGATCGTTGCCGGAGATATTGGCGGCGCATCAGGCGGAACTGGTCGCGTATGAATTGAGCGGGAGTCTGGCTGGCGCGCGCGTCGCCACCTGA
- a CDS encoding FUSC family protein translates to MTSLPAPLRWLHSLEWRRGFFDWARSDGVTWVYIFKVLLAAFLTLWLAMRLELPQPRTAMITVFIVMQPQSGQVFAKSFYRFLGTLAGSAMMVTLIALFAQNTELFLGSLAIWVGICSAGAARCRNFRAYGFVLAGYTAAMVGLPALAHPDGAFMAAVWRVLEISLGILCATLISAAILPQTASAAMRNALYQRFGVFALFVTDGLRGRGKAEAFEASNVRFIAEAVGLEGLRSVTVFEDPHMRRRNGRLSRLNSEFMGITTRFNALHQLLERLRGNGEEHVVAAIKPGLQDLAEVLDGFSGRALTSPDAARLATALSIYKDGLPTRVRTLRGIFQGTGPSEAEQLDFHTAYELLYRFVDDLHSYAQTHASLADHRHERERWDEPFTPQTNWWAAAASGIRASFILIVLGSYWVATAWPSGATMTLIAAATVGLSAATPNPKRMAFQMACGTFLGALVGFVEMFFIFPWIDGFPLLCVMLAPVIVLGSFLASRPQYAGVGLGLLIFFSTGSVPDNLTIYNPYTFINDYIAMVMGMLVCAAAGAIILPPNSRWLWQRLEQDLRGQVVYAISGKLKGLASSFESRTRDLLHQAYGLATGQPKVQKSLLRWMFVVLEVGHAIIELRKEQAILPVHPAYAESQPWRQAIRVMGRALVRLFLQPNASNLERALVAVDHAISRVAATDEPFAPHFDTSALRRVKSYLHFIRTSLLDPQSPLAEFAPARPEGLAHAS, encoded by the coding sequence ATGACCTCCTTGCCCGCACCCCTGCGCTGGCTGCACTCTCTGGAATGGCGTCGCGGTTTCTTTGACTGGGCACGCAGCGATGGCGTGACCTGGGTGTATATCTTCAAGGTGTTGCTCGCCGCGTTTCTCACCCTGTGGCTGGCGATGCGTCTGGAATTGCCGCAGCCGCGCACGGCGATGATCACCGTGTTCATCGTCATGCAGCCGCAGAGCGGCCAGGTGTTCGCCAAGAGTTTCTATCGCTTCCTCGGCACGCTGGCCGGATCGGCGATGATGGTCACGCTGATCGCTTTGTTTGCGCAGAACACCGAGCTGTTTCTCGGCTCGCTGGCGATCTGGGTCGGCATCTGCTCGGCCGGTGCCGCCCGTTGCCGCAACTTTCGCGCGTATGGTTTTGTCCTTGCCGGTTACACCGCGGCGATGGTCGGATTGCCGGCGCTGGCGCATCCCGACGGCGCATTCATGGCCGCGGTGTGGCGGGTGCTGGAGATCTCGCTGGGGATTCTCTGCGCGACGCTGATCAGCGCCGCGATTCTGCCGCAGACCGCCAGCGCAGCGATGCGCAACGCCTTGTATCAGCGCTTCGGTGTGTTCGCCCTGTTCGTCACCGACGGCTTGCGCGGGCGCGGCAAAGCCGAGGCCTTCGAAGCCAGCAACGTGCGCTTCATTGCCGAAGCCGTCGGCCTGGAAGGACTGCGCAGCGTGACCGTGTTCGAAGACCCGCACATGCGCCGGCGCAACGGTCGCCTCAGTCGTTTGAACAGCGAGTTCATGGGCATCACCACGCGCTTCAACGCCTTGCATCAGTTGCTTGAACGCCTGCGCGGCAATGGCGAAGAACATGTCGTGGCGGCAATCAAACCGGGTCTGCAGGATCTCGCCGAAGTGCTAGACGGCTTCAGCGGTCGCGCCCTGACCAGCCCTGACGCGGCACGTTTGGCCACCGCGCTTTCGATCTACAAGGACGGCTTGCCGACGCGGGTGCGCACCCTGCGCGGGATCTTTCAGGGCACAGGTCCGAGCGAAGCTGAACAACTGGATTTTCACACCGCCTACGAATTGCTCTACCGCTTCGTTGACGACTTGCACAGTTATGCCCAGACCCACGCGTCCCTCGCCGATCACCGTCACGAACGCGAACGCTGGGACGAACCGTTCACCCCGCAAACCAACTGGTGGGCGGCGGCTGCGTCAGGCATTCGTGCTTCATTCATCTTGATCGTCTTGGGCAGTTACTGGGTCGCGACCGCGTGGCCGAGCGGCGCGACCATGACCCTGATCGCCGCCGCCACTGTCGGTTTGTCTGCGGCTACACCGAACCCGAAACGCATGGCGTTTCAGATGGCCTGCGGGACTTTTCTCGGTGCGCTGGTCGGCTTCGTCGAGATGTTTTTCATCTTCCCGTGGATCGACGGCTTCCCCTTGCTCTGCGTAATGCTCGCACCGGTGATCGTGCTCGGTTCGTTCCTCGCCTCGCGGCCGCAGTACGCCGGTGTCGGGCTGGGCCTGCTGATTTTTTTCAGCACCGGTTCGGTGCCGGACAACCTGACGATCTACAACCCCTACACCTTCATCAACGACTACATCGCCATGGTCATGGGCATGCTCGTGTGTGCGGCGGCGGGGGCGATTATTCTGCCGCCGAACAGCCGCTGGTTATGGCAGCGCCTGGAGCAGGATCTGCGTGGGCAAGTGGTCTATGCGATCAGCGGCAAACTCAAGGGCCTGGCCTCGAGTTTCGAGAGCCGCACCCGTGATCTGCTGCATCAGGCGTACGGCCTCGCGACGGGGCAGCCGAAGGTACAAAAGAGTCTGCTGCGCTGGATGTTCGTGGTGCTCGAAGTCGGTCACGCGATCATCGAGTTGCGCAAGGAGCAGGCGATCCTGCCGGTGCACCCGGCCTATGCCGAATCGCAGCCGTGGCGCCAGGCAATCCGCGTGATGGGGCGCGCGCTGGTGCGCCTGTTTCTGCAGCCGAACGCGAGCAACCTCGAGCGCGCGCTGGTGGCGGTCGATCACGCGATCAGCCGCGTCGCCGCCACCGATGAGCCGTTCGCGCCGCACTTCGATACCTCCGCGTTGCGGCGGGTGAAGAGCTATCTGCACTTCATCCGCACCTCGTTGCTCGACCCGCAATCACCCCTTGCCGAATTCGCTCCCGCCAGGCCTGAAGGACTTGCCCATGCCTCGTGA
- a CDS encoding 2-hydroxyacid dehydrogenase encodes MKKTVLAFSRITPPMIERLQEEFDVIVPNSKNGDINAQFNEALPHAHGLIGVGRKLGRAQLESATKLEVVSSVSVGYDNYDLDYFNERGIMLTNTPDVLTESTADLAFALIMSSARRVAELDAWTKAGQWQASVGAALFGSDVHGKTLGIVGMGNIGAAVARRGRFGFNMPIIYSGNSRKTELEQELGAQFRSLDELLAEADFVCLVVPLSEKTRHLISHRELALMKPSAILVNISRGPVVDEPALIEALQNNRIRGAGLDVYEKEPLAESPLFQLKNAVTLPHIGSATTETREAMANRALTNLRSALLGERPQDLVNPQVWRG; translated from the coding sequence ATGAAAAAAACAGTCCTGGCCTTCAGCCGCATCACCCCGCCCATGATCGAACGCCTGCAAGAAGAATTCGACGTCATCGTCCCAAATTCAAAGAACGGTGACATCAACGCCCAGTTCAACGAAGCCCTGCCCCACGCCCACGGTCTCATCGGCGTCGGTCGCAAACTCGGCCGCGCGCAACTGGAGTCCGCGACAAAACTCGAAGTGGTTTCAAGCGTCTCGGTCGGCTACGACAACTACGACCTCGACTACTTCAACGAACGCGGGATCATGCTCACCAACACTCCCGACGTGCTCACCGAAAGCACCGCCGATCTTGCCTTCGCGCTGATCATGAGCAGCGCCCGCCGCGTCGCCGAACTCGACGCCTGGACCAAGGCCGGCCAATGGCAGGCCAGCGTCGGCGCCGCGCTGTTCGGCAGTGACGTGCACGGCAAGACCCTCGGCATCGTCGGCATGGGCAACATCGGCGCCGCCGTCGCCCGACGCGGTCGCTTCGGCTTCAACATGCCGATCATCTACAGCGGCAACAGCCGCAAGACTGAACTGGAACAAGAACTCGGCGCGCAGTTCCGCAGCCTCGATGAGCTGCTCGCCGAAGCCGATTTCGTCTGCCTCGTAGTACCGTTGAGCGAGAAGACACGCCATCTGATCAGCCATCGCGAGCTGGCGCTGATGAAGCCCAGTGCCATTCTGGTCAACATCTCGCGCGGCCCGGTGGTCGACGAACCGGCGCTGATCGAAGCCTTGCAAAACAACCGCATCCGTGGCGCCGGGCTGGACGTCTACGAAAAAGAACCGCTGGCCGAATCTCCGCTGTTCCAGCTGAAAAACGCCGTCACCCTGCCGCACATCGGCTCGGCCACCACCGAGACCCGCGAAGCCATGGCCAACCGAGCCCTCACCAACCTGCGCAGCGCCCTGCTCGGCGAACGTCCGCAGGATCTGGTCAATCCGCAAGTCTGGCGCGGCTGA
- a CDS encoding SDR family oxidoreductase, with product MPVALITGCSSGIGRALADAFKAAGYEVWASARKTEDVAALSAAGFNAIQLDVNDSVALEQLSERLHQQHGGLDVLINNAGYGAMGPLLDGGVPAMQRQFETNVFSIVGVTRALFPLLRQTQGLVVNIGSVSGVLVTPFAGAYCASKAAVHALSDALRMELAPFGIRVMEVQPGAIQSSFAKNAGHEAEQLINEQSPWFPLREGIRARAKASQDKPTPANEFAAGVLKAVQQSKPPRLIRIGNGSRALPLLATLLPKGLLESTLMKRFGLRAKL from the coding sequence ATGCCCGTTGCGTTGATTACCGGTTGTTCCAGCGGCATTGGCCGCGCCCTCGCCGACGCGTTCAAAGCGGCCGGCTACGAAGTCTGGGCCAGTGCGCGCAAAACCGAAGACGTCGCTGCGCTCAGCGCCGCCGGTTTCAATGCCATCCAGTTGGACGTCAACGACAGCGTCGCGCTGGAGCAACTCTCCGAGCGTCTCCACCAGCAACATGGCGGCCTCGATGTGTTGATCAACAACGCCGGTTACGGCGCCATGGGGCCGTTGCTCGACGGCGGCGTGCCGGCCATGCAGCGCCAGTTTGAAACCAATGTGTTCTCGATTGTCGGCGTGACTCGTGCGCTGTTTCCGCTGCTGCGTCAGACCCAGGGCCTGGTGGTGAATATCGGCAGCGTTTCCGGTGTGCTGGTCACGCCATTCGCCGGCGCCTACTGCGCTTCAAAAGCGGCGGTGCATGCGTTGAGCGATGCCTTGCGCATGGAACTGGCGCCGTTCGGCATTCGCGTGATGGAAGTCCAGCCCGGGGCGATTCAATCGAGTTTTGCCAAAAACGCCGGGCACGAGGCCGAACAATTGATCAACGAGCAGTCGCCGTGGTTTCCGCTGCGTGAGGGCATTCGCGCGCGGGCCAAGGCGTCGCAGGACAAGCCGACACCAGCCAATGAGTTTGCCGCCGGGGTGCTCAAGGCTGTGCAGCAGAGCAAACCGCCACGCTTGATCCGCATCGGCAATGGCAGCCGCGCATTGCCGTTGTTGGCGACGTTGCTGCCCAAGGGTTTGCTGGAATCGACGTTGATGAAGCGCTTCGGTTTGCGCGCAAAACTCTAG
- a CDS encoding efflux RND transporter periplasmic adaptor subunit has protein sequence MKKFFSLLATLLVLALALWIGRTLWEHYMNTPWTRDGRVRADIINVAADVTGEVVEVPVHDNQLVKKGDLLMRIDPEHYRIAVRQAQSLVASRKSTWEMRKVNAHRRADLDNLVISKENRDDASNIADAALADYQHAQAQLEAAELNLKRTEVRAAVDGYVTNLNVHRGDYARIGEAKMAVVDMNSFWVYGFFEETKLPHVKVGDKADMQLMSGEVLKGHVESISRGIYDRDNPESRELIADVNPTFNWVRLAQRVPVRIHIDEVPEGVLLAAGITCTVVVKQTAANL, from the coding sequence ATGAAAAAGTTTTTCAGCCTGCTCGCGACCCTGCTCGTGCTGGCCCTGGCGCTTTGGATCGGCCGCACGTTGTGGGAGCACTACATGAACACGCCGTGGACTCGCGATGGCCGCGTGCGCGCCGACATCATCAACGTCGCCGCCGACGTCACTGGCGAAGTGGTCGAGGTGCCGGTGCATGACAATCAACTGGTGAAGAAGGGCGATCTGCTGATGCGCATCGACCCTGAGCACTACCGCATCGCGGTCAGGCAAGCGCAGTCGCTGGTGGCTTCGCGCAAGTCGACCTGGGAGATGCGCAAGGTCAACGCCCACCGCCGCGCCGACCTCGACAATCTGGTGATCTCCAAAGAGAACCGCGATGACGCCAGCAACATCGCCGACGCCGCACTCGCCGATTACCAACACGCCCAGGCGCAGCTGGAGGCCGCCGAACTCAACCTCAAACGTACCGAAGTGCGCGCGGCGGTGGACGGCTACGTGACCAACCTCAATGTGCATCGTGGCGACTATGCACGCATCGGCGAGGCGAAGATGGCTGTGGTCGACATGAATTCGTTCTGGGTTTACGGCTTCTTCGAAGAAACCAAACTGCCGCATGTGAAAGTCGGTGACAAAGCCGATATGCAATTGATGAGCGGCGAAGTGCTCAAGGGCCATGTCGAGAGCATTTCCCGCGGCATCTACGACCGCGACAACCCGGAAAGTCGCGAGCTGATTGCTGATGTGAACCCGACGTTCAACTGGGTGCGCCTGGCGCAGCGCGTGCCGGTGCGCATTCACATTGATGAGGTGCCGGAGGGCGTGTTGCTGGCGGCGGGGATTACTTGCACGGTGGTGGTGAAGCAGACTGCTGCGAACCTCTGA
- a CDS encoding DUF2165 family protein yields MNILTTDKLIRYSKVILMAYISFFGLLVMIHNFTDYESNYTYVAHILSMDTTNASENIMYRVIDSPMIHHRIYWFIITMEVTYTVLCLIGTYQLYRYVDASAAEFHEAKKFSIMGILVAIFIYYVCLQTVGVEWFDMDTSQSWNAKDWARHIVDFIFPVMIYITLKVER; encoded by the coding sequence GTGAATATCCTGACCACCGACAAACTCATTCGTTACAGCAAAGTAATTCTGATGGCTTATATAAGTTTCTTTGGCCTGCTGGTAATGATTCACAACTTCACCGACTACGAGTCCAACTACACTTACGTCGCGCACATCCTGAGCATGGACACTACCAATGCCAGCGAAAACATCATGTACCGGGTGATTGACTCGCCCATGATCCATCACCGGATCTACTGGTTCATCATCACCATGGAAGTCACTTATACGGTGCTTTGCCTGATCGGCACTTACCAGTTATATCGCTACGTCGATGCATCGGCCGCGGAATTTCATGAAGCCAAGAAGTTTTCGATCATGGGCATATTGGTTGCCATCTTCATTTACTACGTGTGCCTGCAAACGGTCGGCGTCGAATGGTTCGACATGGACACTTCGCAATCATGGAATGCCAAGGACTGGGCAAGACATATTGTCGACTTCATCTTCCCGGTGATGATTTACATCACATTGAAAGTTGAGCGCTGA
- a CDS encoding DUF6124 family protein translates to MFKPTPNPPESESTSPYQSPDSKKLHDAAERALDHYLKPSASTQQSHRPSTMFQVAPDQDNESLLAHACESLASASIMSSDIAAYVDSPQRHTILAIQQVIMLAELAVNRVLDNYEIHQSPTHS, encoded by the coding sequence ATGTTCAAACCCACACCCAATCCCCCCGAATCCGAAAGCACCTCACCCTACCAATCCCCCGACTCGAAAAAACTCCACGACGCCGCCGAGCGTGCGCTGGATCACTACCTCAAACCCTCCGCCAGCACGCAGCAAAGCCACAGACCCAGCACCATGTTCCAGGTCGCCCCCGACCAGGACAACGAAAGCCTGCTGGCCCACGCCTGCGAATCCCTGGCCTCGGCCAGCATCATGAGCAGCGACATCGCTGCCTACGTCGACAGCCCACAGCGGCACACGATATTGGCCATCCAGCAGGTAATCATGCTGGCGGAACTGGCGGTGAATCGGGTGCTGGATAATTACGAAATCCACCAATCCCCGACACACAGCTGA
- a CDS encoding multidrug transporter, protein MFIGILLVITWLVLLLRYPAKALPVSVAAVIGLGCVAMWVLWLDNREIKQLARLELRIAYAPEQCPADRPLQLKMNNGNDVPLTELRWRIAAYAPGDTVNLADNQYTAPRYRGPGELQAGATWEDCLPLPPLRPGYRPQTLEFRAEHLQGSFSD, encoded by the coding sequence ATGTTCATCGGCATCTTGCTGGTCATCACCTGGCTCGTCCTGCTGCTGCGCTATCCGGCCAAGGCCTTGCCGGTATCGGTGGCCGCCGTTATCGGCCTGGGCTGCGTGGCGATGTGGGTGCTGTGGCTGGACAACCGCGAGATCAAGCAACTGGCGCGCCTGGAACTGCGCATTGCCTACGCTCCCGAACAATGCCCGGCCGATCGTCCGCTGCAATTGAAAATGAACAACGGCAACGATGTACCGCTGACCGAACTGCGTTGGCGCATCGCTGCGTATGCGCCGGGCGATACGGTCAACCTGGCCGACAATCAATACACCGCGCCACGCTATCGCGGCCCCGGCGAACTGCAGGCCGGCGCGACCTGGGAAGACTGCCTGCCGCTGCCGCCGCTACGCCCCGGCTATCGCCCGCAAACCCTGGAGTTCCGTGCCGAGCATTTACAGGGTAGTTTCTCCGACTGA
- a CDS encoding DUF1656 domain-containing protein: protein MPREIAFHGVYMPTMTLMFFVAAGLAWALDRFLSGFDLYRFFWHPALLRLSLFTCLFGAMALTVYR, encoded by the coding sequence ATGCCTCGTGAAATTGCGTTCCACGGCGTGTACATGCCGACCATGACCCTGATGTTTTTCGTTGCTGCCGGGTTGGCCTGGGCGCTGGACCGCTTCCTCTCGGGGTTCGACCTGTACCGTTTTTTCTGGCACCCGGCGCTGCTGCGTCTGAGCCTGTTTACCTGTCTGTTCGGCGCCATGGCGCTGACTGTCTACCGTTGA